One region of Bacteroidota bacterium genomic DNA includes:
- the dnaJ gene encoding molecular chaperone DnaJ yields the protein MSKRDYYEVLGVQKSASEAEIKKAYRQMALKYHPDKNPGNKEAEDKFKEAAEAYEVLSNAEKKQRYDQYGHQGVGGNGGFGGGGGMNMEDIFSHFGDIFGSEGSPFESFFGGGRSGGGRRVNRGTNLRIKVKLTLEEIAHGVEKKIKVNKQVACSTCKGSGAQDGGSFNRCTTCAGTGQVHRVTNTFIGQMRTTTTCPTCHGEGQTITDKCKSCSGSGVQRGEEVISINIPAGVGEGMQLTVSGKGNAAERGGIPGDLLIVIEEAHHPHFHRDGNHLLHDLYLNFADAALGISVEIPTLEGKAKVKIDAGTQAGKVLRLKGKGLPSVNSYGRGDLLVNINVWTPQHLSSEEKKLLDQLRNSPNFKPNPGKGDKSFYDKMKEFFHS from the coding sequence ATGTCCAAAAGAGATTATTACGAAGTACTGGGAGTACAAAAAAGTGCGTCTGAAGCTGAAATCAAAAAGGCTTACAGGCAAATGGCTTTGAAGTATCACCCTGATAAAAATCCCGGTAATAAGGAAGCGGAGGATAAATTCAAAGAAGCAGCGGAAGCCTATGAAGTTCTGAGCAACGCAGAGAAAAAGCAACGCTACGATCAGTACGGACATCAGGGTGTTGGAGGAAATGGTGGATTTGGTGGCGGTGGTGGAATGAATATGGAAGATATTTTCTCTCATTTCGGGGATATCTTCGGATCTGAAGGAAGTCCTTTTGAAAGTTTTTTTGGAGGAGGCAGAAGTGGAGGAGGCAGAAGAGTTAACCGGGGAACAAATCTTCGCATCAAAGTGAAGTTAACCCTTGAGGAAATCGCTCACGGTGTTGAGAAGAAAATAAAAGTTAACAAACAAGTTGCCTGCTCAACCTGTAAAGGTTCAGGAGCGCAGGATGGTGGTTCTTTTAACCGTTGTACAACTTGCGCAGGAACAGGACAGGTACACAGGGTTACAAATACCTTCATCGGACAGATGAGGACTACAACGACTTGTCCTACCTGTCATGGCGAAGGCCAGACAATTACTGATAAATGTAAATCCTGTTCTGGATCCGGGGTTCAGAGAGGAGAGGAAGTAATTTCCATCAATATCCCGGCTGGTGTGGGTGAAGGTATGCAGCTCACTGTGAGTGGCAAAGGTAATGCTGCTGAACGCGGAGGAATCCCCGGTGATTTACTTATTGTAATTGAAGAGGCACATCATCCGCATTTTCACCGCGATGGAAACCACCTCCTGCACGATTTGTATCTGAACTTTGCCGATGCCGCTCTTGGAATATCCGTTGAGATTCCTACACTTGAGGGTAAAGCAAAGGTCAAGATCGACGCCGGTACTCAGGCAGGGAAAGTTCTCCGTTTGAAAGGCAAAGGGCTCCCGTCTGTGAATAGTTATGGAAGAGGAGATTTGCTTGTTAACATCAATGTATGGACACCTCAGCATTTGTCATCTGAGGAAAAGAAACTTTTGGATCAGCTTCGGAACTCTCCGAATTTTAAACCCAATCCCGGAAAAGGAGATAAAAGTTTCTATGATAAAATGAAGGAGTTTTTTCATTCCTGA
- a CDS encoding ATP-binding cassette domain-containing protein, producing MNIIEIENVTKRYAGHVALRDVTLHIPDQSVYGLLGPNGAGKTSLIRIVTQITAPDSGRILFKGQPLTEKHIGHMGYLPEERGLYKKMEVGEQALYLAQLKGLSRAEAMKKLKYWFEKFEIQTWWKKKVEELSKGMAQKVQFITTILHDPDFLILDEPFTGFDPINAELIKNELLELKNKGVTIVLSTHRMESVEELCSHIALINNAEVILEGAVKDVRKQHKSNSFEIQYVGNKIAFTNALWTGFELLDLKEDSDHQLAKIRMLGKHTTNELLQLLIPNVEILGFREIIPSMNDIFIQKVNEATELSSRGAVVNV from the coding sequence ATGAACATCATTGAAATTGAAAATGTAACCAAGCGATATGCCGGTCATGTTGCTTTGCGGGATGTGACACTTCATATTCCGGACCAAAGTGTGTATGGACTGTTGGGTCCTAATGGAGCGGGAAAAACTTCGCTGATCAGAATCGTTACACAAATAACAGCTCCGGATTCCGGCCGAATACTTTTCAAAGGACAGCCGCTAACAGAAAAGCATATTGGGCACATGGGATACTTGCCTGAAGAACGCGGATTGTATAAGAAAATGGAAGTCGGAGAACAGGCACTCTATCTGGCTCAGCTGAAAGGACTGTCAAGGGCTGAAGCGATGAAGAAATTGAAATACTGGTTCGAAAAATTTGAGATTCAAACCTGGTGGAAAAAGAAAGTGGAGGAATTATCCAAAGGGATGGCACAGAAAGTTCAATTCATAACAACAATTCTTCACGATCCTGATTTTTTAATTCTGGATGAACCGTTTACCGGTTTCGACCCGATCAATGCTGAATTGATAAAGAATGAATTGCTTGAACTTAAAAACAAAGGAGTAACGATTGTGCTTTCCACTCACCGTATGGAAAGTGTGGAAGAGTTGTGCAGTCACATTGCTTTGATCAATAACGCGGAAGTCATTCTGGAGGGAGCAGTGAAAGACGTTAGAAAACAGCATAAGTCCAACTCTTTTGAAATTCAATATGTCGGAAATAAAATAGCTTTTACAAATGCATTGTGGACAGGATTTGAATTGCTCGATCTGAAGGAAGATTCGGATCATCAGTTGGCGAAGATCAGAATGTTGGGGAAACATACTACCAATGAACTTCTGCAATTGCTGATTCCTAATGTTGAGATCCTTGGGTTCAGGGAAATAATTCCGAGCATGAATGATATTTTTATTCAGAAAGTAAATGAAGCTACGGAATTGTCCTCCAGGGGAGCTGTTGTAAACGTTTAA
- a CDS encoding ABC transporter permease, which produces MNKILLVIRREYLTRIRKKSFLLMTILGPVLMGGIFVVAFMLDRVDTEVKTIAVIDDSHLFDGKFKDNERLHFMYTQDPVDSVRKRSKTNGIFGVLYIPATPNVALLEKAVTFYSESQPGLDVISKIKFTIEKEINTYKYIEAGIDEEKLKSIRTDVDIRTRDMKNQETSTPLTSGLGFAGGLLIYLFIFIYGAMVMRGVMEEKTSRIVEVIISSVKPFQLMMGKIVGVALVGLTQFLLWVVLSFVVYGGVTSVMMNGKTEKEKIETMMKVQPGMSGNPALQQQLMQPEGETGAKISEMMSSINFPLLIAMFIFYFLAGYLLYSALFAAIGAAVDSETDTQQFMLPVTIPLIIAYVAAINVINNPQGNVAFWFSIIPFTSPIVMMVRIPFGVPAYQIILSMVLLIIGFIFTTWIAGKIYRTGILMYGKKVSYKEMWKWLRYHN; this is translated from the coding sequence ATGAATAAAATTCTGCTTGTCATTCGCCGGGAGTATCTTACCCGCATCCGGAAGAAATCATTCCTGCTGATGACCATCCTGGGTCCAGTACTCATGGGAGGTATCTTCGTTGTCGCGTTTATGCTGGATCGGGTCGACACCGAAGTCAAGACGATCGCGGTCATTGATGATTCGCATCTTTTCGATGGTAAATTCAAAGACAATGAGCGTCTGCATTTCATGTACACACAGGATCCTGTCGACTCTGTGAGAAAAAGAAGTAAGACCAATGGGATTTTTGGTGTGCTGTACATTCCTGCCACACCAAACGTGGCATTGCTTGAAAAAGCGGTTACTTTTTATTCTGAATCACAACCCGGACTGGATGTGATTTCAAAGATAAAATTCACTATCGAAAAAGAAATCAATACCTATAAATACATTGAAGCGGGAATTGATGAAGAGAAATTAAAATCCATTCGTACGGATGTGGATATCCGAACGCGTGATATGAAAAATCAGGAGACGAGTACTCCTCTCACCTCCGGCCTTGGTTTTGCCGGTGGCTTGCTGATCTATCTCTTTATATTCATTTATGGCGCAATGGTGATGCGAGGGGTGATGGAAGAAAAAACAAGCCGTATTGTTGAAGTGATTATTTCTTCTGTGAAACCCTTTCAGTTAATGATGGGAAAAATTGTGGGTGTAGCTTTGGTTGGTCTTACTCAGTTTTTGCTTTGGGTTGTCTTGAGTTTTGTGGTCTACGGTGGAGTGACTTCCGTGATGATGAATGGAAAAACTGAGAAGGAAAAAATCGAGACCATGATGAAAGTACAACCCGGAATGTCAGGCAATCCTGCATTGCAACAGCAGCTGATGCAACCTGAAGGAGAAACCGGAGCTAAAATATCGGAGATGATGTCATCGATTAATTTTCCACTGCTGATCGCAATGTTTATTTTCTATTTTCTCGCCGGTTACCTGCTCTACAGTGCCTTGTTCGCGGCAATTGGCGCGGCTGTTGATTCGGAAACAGATACCCAGCAATTTATGTTACCGGTGACGATACCTTTGATTATAGCGTATGTAGCGGCAATAAATGTGATCAATAACCCTCAGGGGAATGTCGCCTTCTGGTTTTCTATAATTCCATTTACTTCTCCGATTGTAATGATGGTCAGAATACCTTTTGGGGTTCCTGCTTACCAGATCATTTTGTCTATGGTATTGCTGATCATCGGATTTATCTTTACTACCTGGATAGCAGGCAAGATTTATCGTACCGGAATTCTCATGTACGGTAAAAAGGTCTCGTATAAAGAAATGTGGAAATGGTTACGTTACCACAATTGA